The sequence GAGGCGCGATGTCCCTCCCGACGCCGGCGCCGATTCGTGGCCGCCTCGGAGCCTGCCCGCCAGCCCCACAGCCGCAAAGGAGAATTCAGATGGACTGTAAAGAAGCGCGGCCGCTGCTCGATGCGAATGCCGACCGCGAACTCTCGGCGCCCGACGCCCAGCGCGTTCAAGGGCATTTGGCCGAGTGCCCCGATTGCCGCAGCGAAAGTGAAAACGTGCGCGCGCTCGGCGACACGTTGCGCGCGGCCGGTTACTACCGCGCGCCCGAATCGTTGCGCTCGCGCATTCTGGCCGGATTGCCGCCGCTGACGGAGCCAGAGGTCGAGCCTGCTGGTCAGCCGGAGGCTCAATTTCGACCCGAGCCCGCACGCTCCAAGCCGCGCGGCCGCCATCCGCTCGACGGCTGGCGCAGCTGGTTCGGCGGCCGCTGGCCGTCGTTCGGGCCGCAGCCGGCGGGCGGGGCCGCCTGGTCGCTGGGGTGGACGGGCGCCCTCGTTCTCGCGATTGCGGCCGCGGCGGCGGGGGTGACGCTCGCGCTCCATCGGCCGGCGGGCGTTGGCCCGATCGCCGACGAGCTGGTGTCGAGCCATGTCCGCGCGCTGATTTCGGACCGCGATATCGACG comes from Trinickia violacea and encodes:
- a CDS encoding anti-sigma factor family protein, which produces MDCKEARPLLDANADRELSAPDAQRVQGHLAECPDCRSESENVRALGDTLRAAGYYRAPESLRSRILAGLPPLTEPEVEPAGQPEAQFRPEPARSKPRGRHPLDGWRSWFGGRWPSFGPQPAGGAAWSLGWTGALVLAIAAAAAGVTLALHRPAGVGPIADELVSSHVRALISDRDIDVISTDQHTVKPWFNGKIDYSPPVEDLAASGFPLVGGRLDYVEHRRVAVLIYRYKKHPLDVYVFPETADSAGRTPATLVRDGYSLSRWQEDGMTYWAITDATPDALVAFKAALQARLHGGGSGEAG